The sequence aaacgaagctgcagagatagttctaagggaagactaGCTGCTATTGTAAAAAACATCTAGAATGTAACATTCgttgtgtgtaatattttgtaactttggatgtaatatgttagctgtttatagttctattctttacgatgcatgaaacatcatatacataccgtttttgagccttcggcgaaaaaacaccttcccttcttttcatgcttcgtagataatatccgtgttctcatgaaatcagtaaccaatcctcgtaaaatcattaATCAATAGATCtctccatttcagagtttgacgaaagtATAACTCTTCAAttgctattttttgtgccttgtcactatttcttcaaaacaatctttgaatatcaatatcgagaacccccttcttgcgttattgatgcactatgatgtatgatgttatgctatgcaaatgatgtaatgatgtgatgtaatgcaAAATGATACttgccgaaggttgacatttatttttcactgtaagcctcccttaggagcttcttcgccttttacttcagcggaatcagcgtttatttttcgctgtaagcctcccttaggagcttcttcgccttttacttcagcggaatcagtgcttatttttcgctgtaagcctcccttaggagcttcttcgccttttactttcaacggaatcagcgcttatttttcgctgtaagctctgcattcccttcggaacgacttttgagcagaaaacttacattgcgctcccttaggaacgactttttgctgcttcgaagaaattgcactgcgttccttagaacaaatttttgataattcgaaggtcctccttgccaccatgaATTCTTATGCTTCAGcgacttaagcctatggagaagatatattttcattatggtaaaaagtgaaactattacaagagattgaaaaatgataaaaagcacttaaacttcccataattgttccttattaaaaagaaagtaatactaaatgcgaaaatgcgaaaagctgttgtcgaggtaggatatttgtcagtaaatatgcttcgactctggcacagtgctattgactgtgcgagcttcggactcctctctgaaatcccgctggaggtgagtgtgctgactcccttctggctgctgacctcgttgcgttggtggtggcggtggaggctgttgccaagatgcttggggttggcttgccgaagcaacagaagctgcagggtgattgcctacatattctggaatgtaaggcgaatggtacgaagcagtatgcatgacttgcttcggctgactctgttgcgctgcagcttctgctatctccttttgcttctggatggtaacacgacacatcctggtggtatggcccttgtcttcaccacagaataggcggtaaatttttcttggctgatccccaaatcttcctccgaagcccctggcgcctctgcccattggcgctggcggccggaaagagctttgctgctgccccgaagcttgcgaggagtactgtggcctttgctgttgactccctctatcatcactttgagtagagttgtgaattgacctgacgtgcctcggatgaaatcttcctccgaagcccctggtcatttcagagaacctgaatgcttcctcccatctttggcgaaagtcattgtcagctcgaatatactcgtccatcttctggagcagcttctccaaagtttgaggaggcttcctggcaaagtattgagctgaaggtcctagccgaagtcccttgatcatggcctcaatgacaatttcattgggcactgttggtgcttgtgccctcagacgcaggaaccttcggacatacgcctgaaggtattcttcatggtcctgggtgcactgaaataaagcttgagcagtgaccggcttcgtttgaaacccttggaagctggttatcagcatgtccttcagcttttgccatgaggtgattgttcctggccgaagagaggaataccaggtttgtgcaacactcttgacagccatgacgaaagactttgccatgactgcagtattaccaccatacaaagatatggttgcttcataactcattaaGAATTGCTTCggttctgaatgaccgtcgtacatggggagctggggtggcttgtaagactagagccaaggtgtagcctgcagttctgttgacagaggagaagtatcatcaaaaacaaaatttccatgatggaaatcttcataccagtcgtcctcgttgtagaagccctcctgatgaagctctctgtgcggaggtcttcggttctggtcatcttgagcaagatgacgaacttcttcagaggcttcgtctatctgcctttgcaggtcagctagacgagccatcttttccttctttcgttggacctgttgatggagcatctccaagttttggatttcttgatccaaatcGTCCTccagaggcgttggactggtggccttcctcttttggcttcgggtctccctaagagaaaggacatcctgattggggtccagcggctgcagagtagcagcccctgttgctggagctttcttcggcggcatgacgaaggtgatgcttgccgaaggtgttcaaaactcaaaaaatggaagtgagttcaccggaggtgggcgccaatgttggagacttgttctcaaatgctaagagttgagaacaaggcaacataaaaagtgttaaatgttaaagtccttcgtccttcaagacattatgtccctttggacataatgaattccggacgaaggttatgaagaaagAGACCTTCGTAAGCTCGATAGATAATAAAGAAGAATGTGTatatgaaatacgaataataaCACAGATATtaccatcaacttatttttatttgtattatcatatccataataacaaattataaatgtaccttcggattgacagaaagtaaaggtacaggcgtgatgcgaaaagcgaatgccaagtcagcgtgaacagtacgggagtactgttcatctatttataggcacggggcgcagcccgtgtagaattacattaatgccctttacatttatcaaaaactctatagtaatccttcgaggtctaatttggcttttcatctttaagtcggttcctcttttctgctgtcatgccgaagcttttctgcgcatagcttcgtgatcatcttatccttcgtcataatcgccttccgtccactcaagcttcgtcctgaccatactcttgtatacccataacccgattccgaagatacctgttcacatatttcacttggaaaacattgtcaaatcatgtttttgaggaccttcggaagccgaaggcccccaacagtattgGACTGCGATTATGTAAGCATTGCATAGTCAATATCGTAGTAAGACATCTAACGGAAAGTAAGGCTATTATGCTTATAAAATTGTTTCGATAAGCATAATATTTTCTTTACGTATCTCTAGATCATACATACACCACCAGAACTTTACTAAGAACCGGAACCTAGGAGGATACAGGTCTCATTTGGTAGGACTCTGGCTTCTCTCGGACTCTGGCTTTTATGGCTCTTTAGTTTCTTTGGAGGAACTAGAACTGTTTTGCAATTCGTTTAGAAAACAACTTTTCCTATGTTTCGAATGATGTATGAGAAAAATATAAGAGACGGTAGAAACCAAGTTTTTTATGCTCTAGCTCATATAAAAAACGGCTCTAACTCTTAGAGGGCTCTAGACGAGAAGATATTTTTTTGACCGTTTCATAGGGTTTCGCCATGAGTCTAAGTTAGAGTCGCCCAAAGAGCCATGCCAAAGGAGCTTATACTGTCTAGCACTTGAGTGCGTGCGAGTGGCATCGGGTAACACCGCTAGGGGTGTAAATGGTACGAATATTACCGGTTTGTATTCGAATTCGGTCCGTCTAAGAGGGCTGAGATCCTATCCGTATCCGAATCCGGATACTCAGTATCCGATTCGTATCTAATTTTTATTTGTATCTTGTATCTATATTCTTAAAGTTAGATATTTAAGATGTTGATGTCTATTCAAATATTATTCAACACAACTTGATAATATCCGTATTTGATTCAAATCTAAAGAAAAATATGGAAACAAATATGAAACAGGTAAAGCGATACCTCAAGTCAGACTAGGCTAAACTAACTGCCTGCCGAGGCCCGAGCGACCCAATTAATCTCGTTGTAGCCCACATCCCTAGGCCCTACTAGCTCGAGAGTCGCAGACGCGTGCAGGTAGGGATAGTAATGGGTACCCGAAATCCGATATCTTATGTGTAAAAACCCTATAGGGCATGGATATAGCAATTTTTGATACCCATAGGTATTTTGTTGGGTCGTTTGTTATACCCATCGGGTATGGTGGGCGTGGGTATGTTCTCTCTTCCCTATACCCGCTACTCGATGGGAAATCCGCTAACATATGACATGTTGGTCCAGATTAAGGTTCGTGTTCTCTCTCATGCATGGACTTGTATGATGTTGTCATTTAATGTTGAATGGTGGTAACCTTGAGACAAAATGTTGGGTTCGATAAATTTGTCATGCTAGCACAAAGGTAATATATTATTTTAGCAGCTTTCAATATTGATAAGGTATGGAGTTTCAGAATTTTCTATTTGGTACTCTTTTGTGATACAAATGATTACGTTTATTGTAATGTTAGTGGATATGTATATACGATAAGTACCCGCTATTCATAGTGGATATGGATATGGCGTATTTTTTCTATCCATGATGGATAGTGGGTATGAGTATATAGCATTTTCTCTGGTAGGTATAGATATGACTTTGTGTGTCTATCAAGTATTTTACCCACTGTCATCCTTATGTGTAGGCACCGGGTGCTGCCAAACGGCCTGCACGAGGTTATCCGTTTTAGATTAAAGCCAGTTATTTGTATTGTTACCCTGCACACATCAGCGACAACTGAACGTCCGGGAAGGGCCGCTCGACCGCTCCACTACAACAGAATCGCCGTATCAGAATAATTCTCAGCTACTCACTGCGCAATTTAAACTCCTAATCGAGCTATTGTTGCCGCAAAAACCAAGAATCCCCCATCCAACATGTTCAAGCAAACAAATTCCAGCCATTCACTAATGCACAAAGCAAAGCATTTCCTGCACCATCAATACTCATATTATTAAGCACCGCACAACAGCATgagcctcttatttcgagcaaatCAGACTTGCAAAATTGACAAAGTATTTTTGAAAACAAAGCGACATGAAGTATTGTAGTAGTACTCAATATAAAGGCAATACTAAAAGCAAACGCCTGGTAAAGCATAACACTCAGATAGTCACATGCTACTTGAATGCCGTACACCAAAATTGTGCTGATCGATTAGTAGTGAGTCATGATATGGCGGTTATCCCTGAGAAACTTGAGGGGCCAACGGAGTCAACAAAGCCACGGACTGAGAGCTCTGGCACGGAAGTATCCCTCTCTTGCAGTAATCCGTGATCTATGTAAACAACAACTACTGTAATGTCATCGTGGAAGAAGCGGCGAATTCCCTTCTCAACTTTCCTGAGGTCATCATACCTCATTTCCCTCTTCCGTGCAGCTTGTTTCAACGCTGCCCTTACCAGCCTCTTTGCAATTCCCTATCAGCATTAGGGGCGTTAGATTCAAGTCTTTCTAAAAAAGAGAACACACCATTTGGCAGTAAAGTGATGGAGACATACTGATCGTGGATTGCTGTGGACAATTTCAACGGCCTGTTGATTTGTCAAGTGCTCCCAAAGACCATCAGAtgcaaaaataataaatttaTCTTGTGGGTTAAGCACCCTTGTATAGATAGATGGCTCTGCTGTGAGAATAGGCTGGCGGAGAGGCTCCGAAAGGCGGAAACGAGTGATAGATGGATCAAGAGCAAATTCCCGCCTCTTCAAGTAAGCATCTCCAATTGTTCTTGAAACCTATTAGCATCAATCAGGAAACATGGTAAAAAAATGCATCGTTAAGTCTGGCGAGATATTCTCTTTTTAAGAAGCTAAAATATTAGCTGTAGGGGCTATTCTGTCCCTGGGTCTGGATGAAAGTGCAATTGTGATTTTACCTCCAAATTCAACCTTTTGATTTTAGGCaccattttttaaaaaaaaacaagtttaggcctgtcATGTTAGAGGCACTTGACGGTGTAAAATACAGGCGCAAAATCATAATTACATAATAGCTAAATTCAAAAGTAGGGGCAAAATCACAATTACAAATCACTTGTAATTGTGATTTTGCCCCTGTAATTCACACCGTCAAATGCCTTCGACTGAACAAACCCAAACTTGTTTCATTTTCAGAAATCATAATTGCACTCCCATCCAGAGATAGAAACACAATAGCCCTTTACTTATATGTCACTAACAGACATAAAACTGCAAGTTATTATATTTACTGTTTCCTACATCTTTTAGGCTAAGAAAGATATCATGAAACAGTAACTGTTGTTCACCAACCTGAATTATGCCCTTGATGCGCCAAACACCATGCTTGAGAACGACAATTTGAGAATCATCTGGATGACGGGATATAAGCTCCTGCCTGACCTCCTCCCTACTTGCATTATGATCTCTTGTGAGTGGCTCAGCCACGATCTTGTTTGATCTACCTAGAACGCCAATAACAGCCCTGGAATCGCCTAGATTAGCCACATATAGTGTCCCTCTCCATATGACACCAACTAGACAGCAGGATCCAACCGCAGCAATCAAAGGCTTTATAAAACGTGTTCTCCGCACGAGTGTCAAGAAGCCTTCCTCGGTGGCAGAAAACGCACTCCGAACAACATCCTCAGATATTGTTCCATTTTCCTGAGCAAGTCCTGCAAGATAGGAGAGCAGAGCATATTATTATTAATGCACAGTGAAGAAAACTGGATTAGCCAGAGTATGCTTGCCATTTGCAAGGATAAGAAAGGTCACAGCAGACACAGGTGCTCAGAAGCACCTCAATAAGTGAAGTCAATCTGCCAGAATTACACAACATAATGTTGAGCAACTGAACAGAACAAGAATCTACCTAATCTGCTATTGCAAAGGACCGCAAATACTGATAGCTTGTCCAATGATCAGAATCCACTCAGTCACTGGAAAGAGTATTGCGTTGTCCATTGTTCTGCTCATGAAACAACAACATGCTTAATGAGTGGAAAGTAGTCAAATTTCTGATTTTCCAAACATACAGATTGTTGTTCCAGAAACAAAAGTAACATGTGTAATAGCCCTTGTAAGTGCTCAATTAAAAAAACATATTTCAGGCCTGATAAGTGCCCACTTAAAAACGGAAGCACAAAAATAAGTGTGCAGGGCTAACAAACAAAGATGGCTATTAGCAGTAAAAATTACAATTTCATTAATCACCACACTAAAAAGAGAGAAACCTACcaaaaaatcatcatcatcattattgCAAGTGAATTGAATTATGCTGCTACTCACGAATGAGGTGTGCGAAGAGGTGGTCAGATATGAAGCGGGCAGCCTCAGCGCCGCCATGACCGTCGTAGACGCCTACGAAAGTTGCGGCAGAGCCTGTCTCCACTTGGCTGTGGTCCTCCAACGCCTCGTTGGCCTGCACGACGGCAAACGAGAACTGACCCGCCGCGTGGCGCCCGAGGTCCCGCGACCACAGCAGGTCGTCGGCGACGCCGCGGCCATTATCGCTGTCGTCCTCATCCTTCCTCGTACGCGCGCACCTCCGGACCGGGCCCAAGCACGCGGACGCAATCTTCGTCAACCACGACCACATCCCTCATTTCCCACCTGCCTCGCCGCTCCTCG is a genomic window of Zea mays cultivar B73 chromosome 5, Zm-B73-REFERENCE-NAM-5.0, whole genome shotgun sequence containing:
- the LOC100273914 gene encoding probable protein phosphatase 2C 25 isoform X1 gives rise to the protein MWSWLTKIASACLGPVRRCARTRKDEDDSDNGRGVADDLLWSRDLGRHAAGQFSFAVVQANEALEDHSQVETGSAATFVGVYDGHGGAEAARFISDHLFAHLIRLAQENGTISEDVVRSAFSATEEGFLTLVRRTRFIKPLIAAVGSCCLVGVIWRGTLYVANLGDSRAVIGVLGRSNKIVAEPLTRDHNASREEVRQELISRHPDDSQIVVLKHGVWRIKGIIQVSRTIGDAYLKRREFALDPSITRFRLSEPLRQPILTAEPSIYTRVLNPQDKFIIFASDGLWEHLTNQQAVEIVHSNPRSGIAKRLVRAALKQAARKREMRYDDLRKVEKGIRRFFHDDITVVVVYIDHGLLQERDTSVPELSVRGFVDSVGPSSFSGITAIS